One genomic segment of Arachis duranensis cultivar V14167 chromosome 4, aradu.V14167.gnm2.J7QH, whole genome shotgun sequence includes these proteins:
- the LOC107485438 gene encoding small RNA binding protein 1-like, producing MKSRRCRHLLGLSLHVPSSPSFICILPSPNRRRRYLDISMAAADVEFRCFVGGLAWATDNEALEKAFSVYGEIVESKDLINDRETGRSRDFRFVTFVFEQAMRDAIDGMNGSNLNGCNITVNETQSRGGGGGGGFRSGGRGGYGGGEFSRGGGGGYRGGTIMKIDTTETVMAAVTTEKKM from the exons ATGAAGAGCCGCCGTTGTCGTCATCTTCTTGGGCTGTCTCTGCATGTGCCATCCTCACCGTCGTTCATCTGCATCTTGCCATCACCGAACCGCCGTCGTCGTTATCTAGATATTTCAATGGCTGCCGCAGATGTTGAGTTCCGGTGCTTCGTTGGTGGGCTTGCATGGGCCACCGATAACGAAGCTCTAGAGAAAGCTTTCTCTGTCTACGGAGAAATCGTTGAATCGAAGGACC TTATTAACGATCGCGAAACTGGAAGATCTAGAGATTTCAGATTTGTGACATTTGTTTTTGAGCAAGCCATGAGGGATGCGATTGATGGCATGAACGGCTCCAACCTTAACGGTTGTAACATCACTGTCAACGAGACTCAATCCCGTGGAGGTGGCGGAGGTGGTGGCTTCAGAAGCGGAGGCCGCGGTGGATATGGTGGTGGCGAATTTAGCCGTGGCGGCGGCGGTGGATACAGAGGCGGGACCATCATGAAGATAGATACAACAGAAACGGTGATGGCAGCAGTGACTACGGAGAAAAAGAtgtga
- the LOC127746678 gene encoding uncharacterized protein LOC127746678 → MVASNSIEDLFNMQATCKVFLSAARSDAVYKHATMSYKLLARFLLNLERPERIFLDYCVEVGNVDAIVRHGFAKYLRFGRRDKGIVLLARASTEGSVEAGYLSSMLLMFDHEDEEDMVRGVQMMEGFRISGQLESYSNFLTDVCKDTMVILNELFARI, encoded by the coding sequence ATGGTTGCATCGAATTCGATTGAGGACCTGTTCAACATGCAGGCGACATGTAAGGTTTTCCTCAGTGCGGCGAGATCAGACGCTGTATACAAGCATGCGACGATGTCTTATAAATTGTTAGCGCGCTTTTTACTTAACCTGGAAAGGCCTGAAAGGATATTCCTTGATTACTGCGTGGAAGTGGGAAATGTGGATGCTATAGTCCGACATGGGTTCGCGAAATATCTCCGGTTTGGTCGCCGTGACAAAGGCATAGTACTGCTTGCTAGGGCCTCAACGGAGGGCAGCGTCGAAGCAGGTTACCTGTCTTCCATGTTGTTAATGTTTGATCACGAAGACGAGGAAGACATGGTTAGGGGTGTTCAAATGATGGAGGGTTTTCGTATTTCTGGGCAGCTCGAGAGCTACAGCAATTTCTTGACGGACGTTTGCAAAGATACCATGGTGATCTTAAATGAATTATTTGCACGCATCTGA